From Rutidosis leptorrhynchoides isolate AG116_Rl617_1_P2 chromosome 3, CSIRO_AGI_Rlap_v1, whole genome shotgun sequence, a single genomic window includes:
- the LOC139897626 gene encoding probable arabinosyltransferase ARAD1 isoform X1, whose protein sequence is MIGKSIASLIIVLTTIFITYSISIGNLDFRSQFSFFTLPKNVTQLPCRTGSPLRVYMYDLPKKFNVGMMSSKIAGNDTSPVTAGNIPVWPDYAGLHQQHSVEYWMMTSLLLLNGNDGNESSEAVRVLNGDEADVFYVPFFSSLSFNKFGTNMTDPANEFDRQLQVDILKFLRESTYWQRTSGRDHVIPMHHPNAFRFLREQVNASILIVADFGRFPKSMSNLRKDVVAPYKHVVESYVNDNPPNPFKSRATLLFFRGRTARKAEGKVRRKLEKILKGYEDVHFEAGYATGEGINASTQGMRSSKFCLHPAGDTPSSNRLFDAIASHCVPVIVSDHIELPFESELDYTKFSLFFSIEEALIPGNMVEHLRKIPEKRWVQMWSRLKEIAHHFEYQFPAQKDDAVNMIWRQVRSKVPAERLAVHRVRRLKIPDWWCIAHHK, encoded by the exons ATGATAGGTAAATCAATCGCATCACTCATCATCGTCCTCACAACAATTTTCATCACATACTCAATCTCAATCGGAAACCTTGATTTCAGATCACAGTTTTCATTCTTCACATTGCCAAAAAATGTCACACAATTACCATGTCGTACTGGATCACCGCTTAGGGTTTACATGTACGATTTACCCAAAAAATTTAATGTCGGAATGATGAGCAGTAAAATCGCCGGAAACGATACTTCTCCGGTGACCGCCGGGAATATTCCGGTGTGGCCGGACTACGCTGGATTGCATCAACAACATAGTGTGGAGTATTGGATGATGACGTCACTGTTGCTATTGAATGGGAATGATGGTAATGAGAGTAGTGAGGCGGTTAGGGTTTTGAATGGTGATGAGGCTGATGTGTTTTATGTTCCGTTTTTTTCGTCGTTGAGTTTTAATAAGTTTGGGACTAATATGACGGATCCAGCTAATGAATTTGATCGCCAATTGCAG GTTGACATCCTTAAATTTTTGAGGGAATCTACTTATTGGCAAAGGACTTCTGGAAGAGACCATGTAATTCCAATGCACCATCCCAATGCTTTCAGATTTCTTAGGGAACAGGTTAATGCATCTATTCTCATTGTTGCCGATTTTGGACGGTTCCCTAAAAGCATGTCAAATTTACGCAAAGACGTAGTTGCCCCTTATAAGCATGTTGTGGAGTCTTACGTGAATGATAACCCCCCAAACCCTTTCAAGTCACGTGCCACTCTTCTTTTCTTTCGAGGAAGAACCGCGAGAAAAGCT GAAGGCAAAGTTCGGCGCAAGCTGGAAAAAATATTAAAAGGTTATGAAGATGTCCATTTTGAAGCAGGCTATGCTACCGGTGAAGGCATAAATGCT TCTACGCAGGGCATGCGTTCGTCAAAATTCTGTTTACATCCAGCAGGAGACACTCCTTCCTCCAACCGATTGTTCGATGCAATCGCAAGCCACTGTGTCCCTGTGATTGTGAGCGACCATATCGAGCTGCCATTTGAGTCTGAACTAGACTACACCAAGTTCTCACTATTCTTTTCTATAGAAGAAGCGTTGATTCCAGGTAATATGGTTGAACATCTCAGGAAAATACCTGAAAAAAGATGGGTTCAAATGTGGAGTCGGCTTAAAGAAATCGCACATCATTTTGAATATCAGTTTCCTGCACAAAAAGACGATGCAGTTAACATGATATGGAGACAGGTCAGGAGCAAAGTTCCCGCTGAAAGACTCGCTGTACATAGAGTTCGAAGACTGAAAATTCCTGATTGGTG GTGTATTGCACACCATAAATGA
- the LOC139897626 gene encoding probable arabinosyltransferase ARAD1 isoform X3, whose amino-acid sequence MIGKSIASLIIVLTTIFITYSISIGNLDFRSQFSFFTLPKNVTQLPCRTGSPLRVYMYDLPKKFNVGMMSSKIAGNDTSPVTAGNIPVWPDYAGLHQQHSVEYWMMTSLLLLNGNDGNESSEAVRVLNGDEADVFYVPFFSSLSFNKFGTNMTDPANEFDRQLQVDILKFLRESTYWQRTSGRDHVIPMHHPNAFRFLREQEGKVRRKLEKILKGYEDVHFEAGYATGEGINASTQGMRSSKFCLHPAGDTPSSNRLFDAIASHCVPVIVSDHIELPFESELDYTKFSLFFSIEEALIPGNMVEHLRKIPEKRWVQMWSRLKEIAHHFEYQFPAQKDDAVNMIWRQVRSKVPAERLAVHRVRRLKIPDWWCIAHHK is encoded by the exons ATGATAGGTAAATCAATCGCATCACTCATCATCGTCCTCACAACAATTTTCATCACATACTCAATCTCAATCGGAAACCTTGATTTCAGATCACAGTTTTCATTCTTCACATTGCCAAAAAATGTCACACAATTACCATGTCGTACTGGATCACCGCTTAGGGTTTACATGTACGATTTACCCAAAAAATTTAATGTCGGAATGATGAGCAGTAAAATCGCCGGAAACGATACTTCTCCGGTGACCGCCGGGAATATTCCGGTGTGGCCGGACTACGCTGGATTGCATCAACAACATAGTGTGGAGTATTGGATGATGACGTCACTGTTGCTATTGAATGGGAATGATGGTAATGAGAGTAGTGAGGCGGTTAGGGTTTTGAATGGTGATGAGGCTGATGTGTTTTATGTTCCGTTTTTTTCGTCGTTGAGTTTTAATAAGTTTGGGACTAATATGACGGATCCAGCTAATGAATTTGATCGCCAATTGCAG GTTGACATCCTTAAATTTTTGAGGGAATCTACTTATTGGCAAAGGACTTCTGGAAGAGACCATGTAATTCCAATGCACCATCCCAATGCTTTCAGATTTCTTAGGGAACAG GAAGGCAAAGTTCGGCGCAAGCTGGAAAAAATATTAAAAGGTTATGAAGATGTCCATTTTGAAGCAGGCTATGCTACCGGTGAAGGCATAAATGCT TCTACGCAGGGCATGCGTTCGTCAAAATTCTGTTTACATCCAGCAGGAGACACTCCTTCCTCCAACCGATTGTTCGATGCAATCGCAAGCCACTGTGTCCCTGTGATTGTGAGCGACCATATCGAGCTGCCATTTGAGTCTGAACTAGACTACACCAAGTTCTCACTATTCTTTTCTATAGAAGAAGCGTTGATTCCAGGTAATATGGTTGAACATCTCAGGAAAATACCTGAAAAAAGATGGGTTCAAATGTGGAGTCGGCTTAAAGAAATCGCACATCATTTTGAATATCAGTTTCCTGCACAAAAAGACGATGCAGTTAACATGATATGGAGACAGGTCAGGAGCAAAGTTCCCGCTGAAAGACTCGCTGTACATAGAGTTCGAAGACTGAAAATTCCTGATTGGTG GTGTATTGCACACCATAAATGA
- the LOC139897626 gene encoding probable arabinosyltransferase ARAD1 isoform X2: MIGKSIASLIIVLTTIFITYSISIGNLDFRSQFSFFTLPKNVTQLPCRTGSPLRVYMYDLPKKFNVGMMSSKIAGNDTSPVTAGNIPVWPDYAGLHQQHSVEYWMMTSLLLLNGNDGNESSEAVRVLNGDEADVFYVPFFSSLSFNKFGTNMTDPANEFDRQLQVDILKFLRESTYWQRTSGRDHVIPMHHPNAFRFLREQVNASILIVADFGRFPKSMSNLRKDVVAPYKHVVESYVNDNPPNPFKSRATLLFFRGRTARKAEGKVRRKLEKILKGYEDVHFEAGYATGEGINASTQGMRSSKFCLHPAGDTPSSNRLFDAIASHCVPVIVSDHIELPFESELDYTKFSLFFSIEEALIPGNMVEHLRKIPEKRWVQMWSRLKEIAHHFEYQFPAQKDDAVNMIWRQVRSKVPAERLAVHRVRRLKIPDWW, encoded by the exons ATGATAGGTAAATCAATCGCATCACTCATCATCGTCCTCACAACAATTTTCATCACATACTCAATCTCAATCGGAAACCTTGATTTCAGATCACAGTTTTCATTCTTCACATTGCCAAAAAATGTCACACAATTACCATGTCGTACTGGATCACCGCTTAGGGTTTACATGTACGATTTACCCAAAAAATTTAATGTCGGAATGATGAGCAGTAAAATCGCCGGAAACGATACTTCTCCGGTGACCGCCGGGAATATTCCGGTGTGGCCGGACTACGCTGGATTGCATCAACAACATAGTGTGGAGTATTGGATGATGACGTCACTGTTGCTATTGAATGGGAATGATGGTAATGAGAGTAGTGAGGCGGTTAGGGTTTTGAATGGTGATGAGGCTGATGTGTTTTATGTTCCGTTTTTTTCGTCGTTGAGTTTTAATAAGTTTGGGACTAATATGACGGATCCAGCTAATGAATTTGATCGCCAATTGCAG GTTGACATCCTTAAATTTTTGAGGGAATCTACTTATTGGCAAAGGACTTCTGGAAGAGACCATGTAATTCCAATGCACCATCCCAATGCTTTCAGATTTCTTAGGGAACAGGTTAATGCATCTATTCTCATTGTTGCCGATTTTGGACGGTTCCCTAAAAGCATGTCAAATTTACGCAAAGACGTAGTTGCCCCTTATAAGCATGTTGTGGAGTCTTACGTGAATGATAACCCCCCAAACCCTTTCAAGTCACGTGCCACTCTTCTTTTCTTTCGAGGAAGAACCGCGAGAAAAGCT GAAGGCAAAGTTCGGCGCAAGCTGGAAAAAATATTAAAAGGTTATGAAGATGTCCATTTTGAAGCAGGCTATGCTACCGGTGAAGGCATAAATGCT TCTACGCAGGGCATGCGTTCGTCAAAATTCTGTTTACATCCAGCAGGAGACACTCCTTCCTCCAACCGATTGTTCGATGCAATCGCAAGCCACTGTGTCCCTGTGATTGTGAGCGACCATATCGAGCTGCCATTTGAGTCTGAACTAGACTACACCAAGTTCTCACTATTCTTTTCTATAGAAGAAGCGTTGATTCCAGGTAATATGGTTGAACATCTCAGGAAAATACCTGAAAAAAGATGGGTTCAAATGTGGAGTCGGCTTAAAGAAATCGCACATCATTTTGAATATCAGTTTCCTGCACAAAAAGACGATGCAGTTAACATGATATGGAGACAGGTCAGGAGCAAAGTTCCCGCTGAAAGACTCGCTGTACATAGAGTTCGAAGACTGAAAATTCCTGATTGGTGGTGA
- the LOC139897627 gene encoding protein Iojap-related, mitochondrial-like yields MMWQTLKHRALSLSSKAIHQWKSDLNCSFSTSVVNAIGRNGSFTELLKLEEVEKILKDVRADDVRVIPVTNHSDFANHVVVATGRSQWHVRNIAQALIYQVKQKQTGAKRMLLPSVEGEEGGNWIVVDTGSLIVHALDEKARAYYNLEQLWTSKESSKDQSQSQELDGAFVKVRRKNNSKKRAKECESEVDLSLPPTSERARKIIRKKIKFIRKW; encoded by the exons ATGATGTGGCAAACGTTAAAACACCGAGCTCTATCTCTATCTTCCAAAGCTATTCATCAATGGAAATCAGATCTCAATTGCTCTTTTTCAACGTCTGTAGTTAACGCTATCGGAAGAAACGGCAGCTTTACCGAATTACTGAAATTAGAAGAAGTTGAAAAAATATTAAAAGATGTTAGAGCTGATGACGTCAGGGTGATTCCTGTTACAAATCATTCAGACTTTGCTAATCATGTTGTTGTTGCTACCGGCCGGTCTCAATGGCACGTTCGTAATATCGCTCAAGCCCTAATTTATCAg GTTAAGCAAAAGCAAACTGGAGCGAAGAGGATGCTGCTACCGAGTGTAGAGGGGGAAGAAGGTGGAAACTGGATTGTCGTTGATACAG GTTCGTTGATAGTCCATGCGCTTGATGAGAAAGCAAGAGCTTACTACAATTTAGAACAGTTATGGACCTCCAAGGAGTCAAGTAAAGACCAAAGTCAAAGTCAG GAGTTGGATGGAGCTTTTGTGAAGGTACGTCGTAAGAACAACTCCAAGAAACGAGCAAAAGAATGTGAAAGTGAAGTAGATTTGTCGCTCCCGCCCACTAGTGAGCGGGCCCGAAAGATCATTAGGAAAAAAATTAAGTTTATCAGAAAGTGGTAA
- the LOC139897628 gene encoding protein WVD2-like 7, with protein sequence MGEDAAASCLIRSVSQPLFASCELKEGDPLRALTTSISFGRFMTEPLNWERWSSFSHNRILEDVKKYSIPGAVAEKKAFFEAHYKNFAAKKLPQKENHTPNYSPQTNVTISNTHSPIGNTRIDENVLVESEIASNEDVCSRTSNNNNLSSSDFVYDDESVGDVGQESTSAEANNDNKMHNKGAASDADNKLFGPEISWVRNGAYKKIQNSRKVRAAEIRPKTVALIKNETSSKILGKPKDSNVTRVKKNSQVLPRTENKWAKPLLDCTTNGNRTGVLKSLSTNQSEAPNVCKKPRSTTTFSSFSFKSDQRAAKRKEFFEKLAQKSNTEKMEETKLQPKLKEKARSGNKELRCRTTLEAKCETRVDKVSKTQLGSPKPRRKPTRERVQEDTCSQSPWKSSSLKTKNFIEINKKKLVSLMACLPAKKMLESNIMSRK encoded by the exons ATGGGTGAAGACGCAGCAGCTTCTTGTTTGATCCGTTCAGTTTCACAGCCATTATTCGCTTCTTGCGAACTGAAAGAG GGAGACCCACTTCGAGCCCTAACAACATCGATTTCATTCGGGCGGTTCATGACAGAACCATTGAATTGGGAAAGATGGTCTTCGTTTTCTCACAATCGAATTCTAGAGGACGTTAAAAAATACTCTATACCTGGTGCTGTAGCAGAGAAAAAAGCTTTTTTTGAGGCGCATTATAAGAACTTTGCAGccaaaaaactacctcaaaaagaaaACCATACTCCTAACTACTCACCACAAACAAATGTTACCATCTCCAATACACATTCACCTATTGGCAACACACGTATAGATGAAAACGTGCTGGTAGAATCGGAGATAGCATCAAACGAAGACGTTTGCTCAagaactagtaacaataataatctaAGTTCCTCAGATTTCGTTTATGATGATGAAAGTGTGGGCGATGTGGGACAAGAAAGCACGTCAGCAGaggctaataatgataataaaatgcacAACAAG GGTGCTGCGAGTGATGCAGATAATAAATTATTCGGGCCTGAAATTTCGTGGGTCAGAAATGGAGCTTACAAAAAGATTCAAAATTCTCGAAAAGTACGAGCTGCCGAAATTCGCCCCAAAACGGTTGCATTAATAAAGAACGAGACGTCTTCGAAAATTTTAGGTAAACCTAAAGACAGTAATGTAACCAGGGTAAAGAAAAATTCTCAAGTACTACCAAGAACAGAAAATAAATG GGCTAAACCACTGCTCGATTGCACGACAAACGGTAACAGAACTGGTGTCTTGAAATCTCTTTCAACAAA CCAATCAGAAGCACCAAATGTATGTAAGAAACCAAGATCCACTACAACGTTTTCATCATTTAGTTTTAAAAGTGATCAAAGAGCAGCAAAACGTAAAGAG TTTTTTGAGAAGCTTGCACAAAAAAGCAACACTGAGAAGATGGAAGAGACTAAACTTCAACCAAAATTGAAG GAGAAAGCAAGGAGTGGCAATAAAGAGTTGCGATGCAGAACTACACTAGAAGCAAAATGCGAAACAAGAGTGGATAAG GTTTCAAAGACACAACTCGGCTCACCAAAGCCTAGAAGGAAGCCAACTCGTGAGCGAGTTCAGGAGGATACTTGTTCTCAATCTCCTTGGAAATCATCAAGTTTGAAGACAAAGAATTTTATAGAAATAAATAAGAAAAAACTAGTTAGTCTTATGGCTTGTTTGCCTGCAAAGAAAATGCTTGAATCGAACATAATGTCAAGAAAATAA